A genome region from Prionailurus bengalensis isolate Pbe53 chromosome B4, Fcat_Pben_1.1_paternal_pri, whole genome shotgun sequence includes the following:
- the TMBIM4 gene encoding protein lifeguard 4 translates to MADPDPRYPCSSIEDDFNYGSCVASASVHIRMGFLRKVYSILSLQVLLTTVTSSFFLYFESIRTFVHESPALILVFALGSLGLILALTVNRHKHPLNLYLLFGFTLFEALTVAFVVSFYDIYIILQAFILTTAVFLGLTAYTLQSKRDFSKFGAGLFAVLWILCLSGILKLFFYNETVELVLAAVGALLFCGFIIYDTHSLMHRLSPEEYVLAAISLYLDVINLFLHLLRFLEAVNKK, encoded by the exons ATGGCCGACCCCGACCCCCGGTACCCCTGCTCCTCGATCGAGGATGACTTCAACTATGGCAGCTGCGTGGCCTCTGCCAGTGTGCACATCCGAATGG gcttTCTAAGAAAAGTCTACAGCATCCTTTCTCTGCAAGTTCTCTTAACGACAGtgacatcttctttttttttatactttgagtCTATACGGACATTTGTACATGAGAG TCCTGCCTTAATTTTGGTGTTTGCCCTTGGATCTTTGGGTTTGATTTTAGCATTGACTGTAAACAGACATAAGCATCCCCTTAACCTGTACCTGCTTTTTGGATTT acACTGTTCGAAGCTCTGACTGTGGCCTTTGTTG tttctttctatgatatatatattattctgcAAGCATTTATACTGACTACTGCCGTATTTCTTGGTTTGACTGCATATACTCTGCAATCTAAGAGAGATTTCAGCAAATTTGGAGCAGG actgtTTGCTGTTTTGTGGATTTTGTGCTTGTCTGGAATCTTGAAG TTATTTTTCTATAACGAAACAGTGGAGTTGGTCTTGGCTGCTGTGGGAGCCCTTCTTTTCTGCGGATTCATCATCTATGACACACACTCCCTGATGCATAGGCTGTCACCTGAAGAGTATGTATTAGCTGCCATCAGCCTCTACTTGGATGTCATCAATCTATTCCTGCATCTGTTGCGGTTTTTGGAAGCAGTTAATAAAAAGTGA
- the LLPH gene encoding protein LLP homolog isoform X1, producing the protein MSKSLLGTHGGGAKLLKPHSHQREEVRQRQTPEGPAPRGLPGHLGSRHAARPSGAHGSAWRAPAGRRKCGGFRSAWSACHLRVSDFPDDMKMETDIKRNKKSLLDQHGQYPIWMNQRQRKRLKAKREKGKGKSKAKAVKAAKGLAW; encoded by the exons ATGTCCAAATCCCTCTTGGGAACCCACGGGGGAGGAGCCAAGCTCCTAAAACCGCACTCCCATCAGAGGGAGGAAGTGCGTCAGCGCCAGACTCCAGAAGGCCCCGCCCCTCGAGGCCTTCCGGGGCATCTTGGCTCCCGGCATGCAGCGCGCCCGTCCGGGGCTCATGGGAGTGCGTGGAGGGCACCGGCAGGAAGGCGGAAGTGTGGAGGCTTCCGGTCAGCGTGGTCTGCGTGCCATCTGCGAGTTTCTGACTTTCCTG ATGACATGAAGATGGAGACTGAtattaagagaaacaaaaagagtcTTCTAGACCAGCATGGACAATACCCCATATGGATGaaccagagacaaaggaaaaggcTGAAGGCAAAGcgagaaaaagggaaggggaaaagcaaagcaaaagcagTAAAGGCAGCAAAGGGTTTGGCCTGGTAG
- the LLPH gene encoding protein LLP homolog isoform X2, producing the protein MAKSLRSKWKRKMRAEKRKKNAPKELSRLKSILKIDSDVLMKDVQEIATVVVPKHCPEKTECVVQDEKDDMKMETDIKRNKKSLLDQHGQYPIWMNQRQRKRLKAKREKGKGKSKAKAVKAAKGLAW; encoded by the exons ATGGCTAAAAGCTTACGGAGTAAGTGGAAAAGGAAGATGCGTGccgaaaagagaaaaaagaatgccCCAAAGGAACTCAGCAGACTTAAAAGTATTCTTAAAATAGATAGTGATGTTTTAATGAAAGATGTTCAAGAGATAGCAACTGTGGTGGTACCTAAACATTGTCCAGAGAAAACTGAATGTGTGGTACAAGATGAAAAAG ATGACATGAAGATGGAGACTGAtattaagagaaacaaaaagagtcTTCTAGACCAGCATGGACAATACCCCATATGGATGaaccagagacaaaggaaaaggcTGAAGGCAAAGcgagaaaaagggaaggggaaaagcaaagcaaaagcagTAAAGGCAGCAAAGGGTTTGGCCTGGTAG